From the genome of Candidatus Thorarchaeota archaeon, one region includes:
- a CDS encoding M3 family oligoendopeptidase, translating into MTLQEMKWDLSQLVEIDNPDFISERLKAAVKASEEYREKYRGKIRRLTAKQVSQMLEEGDQMMEEFQGYFLYANLMYNADMTQDVAKRLFDNSRNAGMLVQQNTAFVDIELGQLIREKPKIVNGPALGEYRHRLERIARRIPHMLTEEAEQLIIMKDKNGINAWSQLQSDWLATRTFEIEVDGQKKTLPYGEIIGLYQSPDREVRRRANQTVYETLGKDEIVWSSALRAVCSDHMEVCRLRKWPSPLTQSLIDNDVDEETISALMATIEKNVGTYRDYLKLKAKAMGLPKLGNWDIIAPLPNAPEKKYQWEESRRLIVEAYTDFDEEAGKWIEEMYSRRHLDGEVRKGKTSGAFCATWLKGKSAYILQSFNGNMGDVYTSAHELGHALHAYLGTRAQKPSNYEIGACIAETGSIFGELLLTEKMLAKAKSKEERRAILATVCDEFGEAAFQVSTRYWFETLLYEALEKGTYLDGEKVSELWMKARDKMYGDAVEWLPQMKWWWTMKLHFYIPNFRYYNYPYVYAQLFVYAMYRLYKEQGKSFVPKLKKILSAGSSRSPRDLAAEIGFDITSEAFWQKGIDQFKEFVKLFEAAL; encoded by the coding sequence ATGACACTGCAAGAGATGAAGTGGGACTTGTCACAGCTTGTGGAGATTGACAACCCCGACTTCATATCGGAGCGACTTAAGGCTGCCGTCAAGGCATCAGAGGAATACCGGGAGAAATACCGAGGCAAGATCCGACGACTCACTGCCAAGCAAGTGAGCCAGATGCTTGAGGAAGGAGACCAGATGATGGAGGAGTTCCAGGGCTATTTCCTCTACGCGAACCTGATGTACAACGCGGACATGACACAAGATGTCGCCAAGCGTCTGTTTGACAACTCACGGAACGCTGGCATGCTAGTTCAACAGAACACTGCCTTCGTCGACATTGAGTTAGGACAGCTGATTCGAGAGAAGCCAAAGATTGTCAATGGCCCCGCACTGGGCGAGTACAGGCACAGGCTTGAGAGAATAGCAAGAAGAATCCCCCATATGCTAACCGAGGAGGCAGAGCAGCTCATCATAATGAAGGACAAGAACGGCATAAACGCGTGGTCGCAGCTCCAGAGCGATTGGCTTGCAACTAGGACTTTCGAGATTGAGGTTGACGGCCAGAAGAAGACTCTGCCATATGGAGAGATCATCGGTCTATACCAGAGTCCTGACAGGGAGGTGAGGAGGAGAGCAAACCAGACCGTCTATGAAACCTTGGGAAAGGATGAAATCGTGTGGTCGTCCGCACTCCGGGCAGTCTGTTCGGACCACATGGAGGTGTGTAGGCTGAGGAAGTGGCCGAGTCCGTTGACGCAGAGTCTGATTGACAACGATGTCGATGAGGAGACAATCAGCGCGCTCATGGCCACGATTGAGAAGAACGTTGGGACCTACAGGGACTACCTGAAGCTGAAGGCGAAGGCCATGGGCCTCCCAAAGCTTGGCAACTGGGACATAATAGCACCGCTTCCCAATGCGCCCGAGAAGAAATATCAATGGGAGGAGTCCAGACGCCTCATTGTCGAGGCCTACACCGACTTCGACGAGGAGGCCGGCAAGTGGATTGAGGAGATGTATTCCCGACGCCACCTTGACGGCGAAGTCCGAAAAGGAAAGACCTCAGGAGCATTCTGTGCGACCTGGCTGAAAGGCAAGAGCGCCTACATTCTCCAGAGCTTCAACGGTAACATGGGGGACGTCTACACATCCGCGCACGAGCTCGGCCATGCCCTCCACGCGTACCTTGGCACCCGTGCGCAGAAGCCCTCAAACTATGAGATTGGCGCATGCATCGCAGAGACCGGCTCGATATTCGGGGAACTCCTGCTGACCGAGAAGATGCTGGCCAAAGCCAAGTCCAAGGAGGAACGACGTGCAATACTGGCAACGGTCTGCGACGAGTTCGGCGAAGCTGCATTTCAGGTCTCAACCAGATACTGGTTTGAAACGCTCCTCTACGAGGCTCTTGAGAAGGGGACGTACCTCGATGGAGAGAAGGTTTCAGAACTCTGGATGAAGGCAAGAGACAAGATGTACGGTGATGCTGTCGAGTGGCTTCCACAGATGAAGTGGTGGTGGACAATGAAGTTGCACTTCTACATACCCAACTTCCGCTACTACAACTACCCATACGTCTATGCTCAGCTGTTTGTCTACGCCATGTACCGGCTCTACAAGGAACAAGGCAAGTCATTCGTGCCCAAGCTCAAGAAGATACTGTCCGCTGGGTCGAGCAGGTCGCCCAGAGACCTAGCGGCCGAGATTGGGTTTGACATAACGAGCGAGGCGTTCTGGCAGAAGGGCATCGACCAGTTCAAGGAGTTCGTGAAGCTGTTCGAGGCAGCACTGTAA